The following coding sequences lie in one Deltaproteobacteria bacterium genomic window:
- a CDS encoding hydrogenase iron-sulfur subunit encodes MAEFEPTIIAFCCDYUGYSAADLAGSMRLEYPANVKIIRVPCSGKVDVMYLLRAIQKGADGVYVVGCLEGTCHYNEGNFRARERVGHVRMLLEEIGLDAERVRMYNLSSGEGPTFAAYAREMTENIKKLGPNPLKKKSKA; translated from the coding sequence ATGGCGGAATTTGAACCGACGATAATCGCATTTTGCTGTGACTACTGAGGCTACTCTGCTGCGGACCTGGCAGGTTCCATGCGGCTTGAATACCCTGCGAATGTCAAAATCATCAGGGTCCCCTGTAGCGGTAAAGTGGATGTCATGTATCTGTTGAGGGCGATTCAGAAAGGAGCGGACGGCGTCTATGTTGTCGGCTGCCTCGAAGGAACCTGCCACTACAACGAAGGCAATTTCCGGGCCCGCGAGCGGGTCGGGCACGTGCGCATGCTGCTCGAGGAAATCGGCCTTGATGCCGAACGGGTGAGAATGTATAATCTCTCTTCCGGCGAAGGCCCCACCTTTGCGGCCTATGCAAGAGAAATGACTGAAAATATTAAGAAACTTGGACCAAATCCATTGAAAAAAAAGTCCAAAGCCTAA
- a CDS encoding CoB--CoM heterodisulfide reductase iron-sulfur subunit A family protein, translating to MAKKSGSVMVVGAGIAGMQASLDLANSDYNVYLVEQGPTIGGLMARLDKTFPTNDCTMUVISPKLVEVGRHMNINLITNSEVKGIAGDPGNFKVTVTNNPRYIDPDACTGCGDCARHCPASAINTINKGMNDRRATYIEYAQAVPLAFAIDMDACLGCGLCEKTCLAEAVKYDDRVRETELTVGSVILSPGTKGFDPSELDYLGYGKYPNVVTAEGFERILSAGGPYFGHVMRPLDREEPKSIAWLQCVGSRDKNRCGNGYCSSVCCMYATKEAMIAKEHIHGDLETVIFNMDMRTFGKDYEKYFLRARDREGIRFEKARVHTINEVPETGDLRVRYADETGALQEEIFSMVVLSVGLTIPDTAVKLAKRLGIELNEYNFAKTAPFAPVETSRPGIYTCGVFQGPKDIPGSVTEASAAACLAGADLSEARGTDIPTLEVPDQKDVAGEDPRIGVFVCNCGINIGGIVDVPAVQDYAATLPNVVFSDSNLFTCSQDTQEKIKEKIVEQNLNRVVVASCSPKTHEPMFMETLEACGLNKYLFEMANIRNQNSWIHSKMPETATEKAKDLVRMAVARAGTLKPLEEKVIQVNQRALVIGGGIAGMNAALNLGRQGFEVVLVEKEAQLGGFARNLRHTLEGADVQAYLKALIAEVEANDKVEVVKGATVSGFGGYKGNFKTTVALSADAQPRNIDHGVIIVATGANEYRPKEFLYGESDRVTTQVEFTKLLEDDGADGLDSVVMIQCVGSRNEEMVECSRICCQAAVKNALLVKKLNPDTQVFILYRDMRTYGLMEDYLTEAREKGVIFMRYDADNPPQVEAGADGLVVKTRDHVLQREVEISADRLVLSAGMRAADTKKLSGIMKLNANPEGYFIEAHVKLRPVDMPGDGIFLCGTAHGPKLISETISQAQAAASRATTFLARPEIKLSAIAAKVDTEHCVKCLTCVRTCPFDVPVFNTETKAIEIDAAICHGCGACAAVCPRQTIQLGFYEDDQIACKIDALLAGGM from the coding sequence ATGGCAAAGAAAAGCGGATCAGTTATGGTCGTCGGTGCCGGTATTGCTGGCATGCAGGCATCACTGGATCTTGCAAATTCAGACTACAACGTCTATCTGGTCGAACAGGGGCCGACCATCGGCGGGCTCATGGCCCGGCTGGACAAGACCTTTCCGACCAACGACTGCACCATGTGAGTGATCTCGCCCAAACTGGTCGAGGTCGGCCGGCACATGAACATCAACCTGATCACCAACAGCGAGGTCAAAGGCATCGCCGGTGATCCCGGAAACTTCAAGGTCACCGTTACCAACAACCCGCGCTACATCGACCCCGATGCCTGCACGGGCTGCGGCGACTGCGCGCGTCACTGCCCCGCATCCGCCATCAATACCATCAACAAGGGCATGAACGACCGCAGGGCGACCTACATCGAATACGCCCAGGCCGTTCCCCTGGCTTTCGCCATCGACATGGACGCGTGTCTCGGCTGCGGATTGTGCGAAAAAACCTGTCTGGCCGAGGCCGTCAAATACGACGACCGGGTGCGAGAAACCGAGCTCACCGTCGGGTCCGTCATTCTTTCGCCCGGCACCAAGGGCTTCGACCCTTCCGAGCTCGACTACCTGGGATACGGGAAGTACCCCAACGTGGTCACCGCCGAAGGCTTCGAGCGTATCCTGTCGGCGGGCGGCCCCTATTTCGGGCACGTCATGCGGCCGCTCGACCGCGAAGAGCCCAAAAGCATCGCCTGGCTGCAGTGCGTCGGCTCACGCGATAAAAACCGCTGCGGCAACGGCTACTGTTCGTCCGTCTGCTGCATGTACGCCACCAAGGAAGCCATGATCGCCAAGGAACACATCCACGGAGACCTGGAAACGGTCATTTTCAACATGGATATGCGCACCTTCGGCAAGGACTATGAAAAATACTTTTTGAGGGCCCGGGACAGGGAGGGCATCCGCTTCGAAAAGGCGCGTGTCCACACGATCAACGAAGTGCCCGAGACCGGCGACCTGCGGGTGCGCTATGCCGATGAAACCGGCGCCCTGCAAGAGGAGATCTTCTCCATGGTGGTGCTCTCGGTGGGGCTGACCATCCCGGATACGGCGGTGAAGCTGGCCAAACGCCTGGGCATCGAGCTGAACGAATACAACTTTGCCAAAACCGCGCCATTCGCGCCGGTGGAGACATCCAGGCCGGGGATCTACACCTGCGGCGTGTTCCAGGGCCCCAAGGACATCCCGGGGTCGGTGACCGAGGCAAGCGCCGCAGCCTGCCTGGCAGGGGCCGACCTGTCCGAAGCGAGGGGTACCGACATTCCCACCCTCGAAGTCCCCGATCAAAAGGACGTTGCCGGGGAGGACCCGCGCATCGGCGTGTTCGTTTGCAACTGCGGCATCAACATCGGCGGCATCGTGGACGTGCCTGCGGTCCAGGATTATGCCGCTACGCTGCCCAACGTCGTGTTCAGCGACAGCAACCTCTTCACCTGCTCCCAGGACACCCAGGAAAAGATCAAGGAAAAGATTGTGGAGCAGAATCTCAACCGCGTGGTGGTGGCCTCGTGCAGCCCGAAAACCCATGAACCCATGTTCATGGAAACCCTCGAGGCATGCGGGCTCAACAAGTATCTCTTCGAGATGGCCAACATCCGCAACCAGAATTCCTGGATTCACTCGAAGATGCCCGAAACCGCCACGGAAAAGGCCAAAGACCTGGTGCGCATGGCGGTTGCCAGGGCCGGAACCCTGAAGCCGCTCGAGGAAAAGGTCATCCAGGTCAATCAGCGGGCCCTGGTCATCGGAGGAGGCATTGCCGGCATGAACGCGGCCCTGAACCTGGGCCGGCAGGGCTTCGAGGTCGTGCTCGTCGAAAAAGAGGCGCAACTCGGCGGCTTTGCCCGCAACCTGCGCCACACTCTCGAAGGAGCCGACGTACAGGCCTATCTCAAAGCATTGATCGCCGAGGTGGAGGCCAACGACAAGGTGGAGGTGGTCAAGGGAGCGACCGTTTCCGGATTCGGCGGCTACAAGGGAAACTTCAAGACCACGGTCGCCCTGAGCGCCGACGCCCAACCCCGCAACATCGACCACGGTGTCATCATCGTGGCCACCGGTGCCAATGAGTACCGGCCCAAGGAGTTCCTCTACGGTGAAAGCGATCGCGTCACCACCCAGGTTGAATTCACCAAATTGCTGGAAGACGACGGCGCCGACGGCCTCGACAGCGTGGTCATGATCCAGTGCGTGGGATCCAGGAACGAAGAGATGGTGGAGTGTTCGCGCATCTGCTGCCAGGCGGCGGTCAAGAACGCGCTGTTGGTGAAGAAACTGAATCCCGACACCCAGGTGTTCATCCTTTACCGCGACATGCGCACCTACGGCCTGATGGAAGACTACCTCACCGAGGCCAGGGAAAAAGGCGTCATCTTCATGCGCTACGACGCCGACAATCCGCCGCAAGTGGAAGCCGGCGCCGACGGCCTCGTCGTCAAAACCAGAGACCACGTGCTGCAGCGCGAGGTCGAGATCAGTGCGGACCGGCTGGTGCTGAGCGCCGGCATGCGTGCGGCCGACACCAAAAAGCTCAGCGGAATCATGAAGCTGAACGCCAACCCAGAAGGCTACTTCATCGAGGCCCACGTCAAGCTGAGACCCGTGGACATGCCCGGGGATGGCATCTTCCTCTGCGGCACGGCCCACGGTCCCAAACTGATCTCCGAGACCATATCCCAGGCCCAGGCCGCCGCTTCCCGCGCCACCACCTTCCTGGCCAGGCCGGAGATCAAGCTCTCGGCCATCGCGGCCAAGGTGGACACGGAACACTGCGTGAAATGCCTGACATGCGTGCGCACGTGCCCCTTTGACGTGCCTGTATTCAACACGGAAACCAAGGCCATCGAAATCGACGCGGCCATCTGCCACGGATGCGGGGCCTGCGCAGCCGTCTGCCCCCGGCAGACGATTCAGCTCGGTTTCTACGAAGATGACCAGATTGCTTGTAAAATAGATGCGTTGCTGGCAGGAGGAATGTAA